The segment GCAGCATACATGGAGTAATTGTATGTTATTGCATGTAACAGTGTTGTAGCAGCTTCCCCAAATACATCATTTTATTACCTGTATTGAATATGTGAGTGTCACTTGGGGCCTGGATCCCATCATATCCTCCAAAAATTAAGAAAGAAGAATCGGAGAGATTGGCAGCAGAGTGCCAGCTAAGGATAGACAGTGTATGGAAGTTAACAGATTATCTATTCACAGTGCAGGGTACGGGTTATATAAAAATACTTGTTAGTATTAATGGATAATCTGTTTAATGacaaactatattaaaaaaaaatgcagaggtTATGCTGCTGTAATGATCTGTTGATTATAACCTCCTCTTATACATTTAGAGTTGAATTAGCTGCGTCAAAAGTGCAGGTGAAAATAAAGTAAAGTGTGTACTTGATATGCCAGGTACAAAATCATTAAGTTTCGCCATGTGCATGTCAGATGCAATTACAGACAGCTCAACACAGATAATTGGTGCCCTGTATTGATCGATAGCCGACAGGCCACTAAGCCTGTCATTTTGTGTCACCGTTCCACAAGGAGCAAATACTCACCATATAGAATTTATTATTCCCTCCCCAAATAGATTAAAAGCTATAGTATTTTTTCCTGCtgacctttttttgttttgtttcgttGCAGGCATGATTCCTGTACGGAATTCAGCCCCTTGCTGAACAGgctagggctgtgtgacattaTGATAATCATCATGAATCTTGCTCCAAGCATAAAGCACAGATACGCCTGCTTGCAGGAGTATCTGCAGCTGTCTCGACCTCTAAGTAGTTACCTgagcatgcctttactgtacttggcccaTACTCAAATCTTTATATGGATGCAGGAATCTgcatttttggtgtgcatgcTCAATAAGAAAAAGCTTATTTTACACTTAAAAACAGCCCCTAATTTTAAATCTAAATGACCCCCTTAGTGCAATACTCACTAAACATGATATGAGCTTATGGGTGACTCAAATGGATAATTGTTTTAACCTACAGAAATATTCACTAtcttgaaaaatataaataaaaaaaaaattgtacataaaAGTTAAAGGGACAGTTTacacatttatttgtaaaatgttaCAAGATGCCCTTTTATGTTTTACCTAGACAGGTTATTTTTGTAAGGCTGTTATATGATTGTGCCAAAACAACTGAAGTGGTTGCCTCCCCCAAAAAAGTAAAGACATAAAGGTATCTATCTACACCCAACATGTAAATACTTAATGTGAGTGGGCAGCATTGTAAGGGTTTTACTTGTTTCCCTCAATAACCTGGGCTCCTCCTGTCATGGATTACAGATACAGTGGTTACCATATAGGCTCGCCTGTGTCCGGACAAATCAAACTCACTTGTGGCACGTGATTTGTGACTAAGCCTCCACAAGTAGAGTGCCAAGACAAGTAGGATTTTTGACTGGTTACACTGCAGACATACCCATCAGCCCCTGACAGGTATTCTGAAGGGTACAGGAGCCAAAGTTCTGCAGGAGGTaaatacagtttaatatttttttttaacatagctCTCCCCAAACATAAAACCTTTAAAATATAGGTTTTGATGGGCTAACTAATTCAAGCAGTGATACACTAAGTTCCAGCAAAGTGTAGAGCTCACTTACCAGCGAGGTGTGGGAGAGCTTCCATTAACTTCAACAGGGGCGAACTGCATGAGACCTGGCAGCAGAGCAATAACAGGGCACAGAAATAgggaaaaagcaaaaaagaaattaGGAACAGGAAGACAGTGAAAAatcaatacagaaaaaaaaaattaatgatgtTACAGTGGAATACTTAAATACACATATGGCATCTCAAAAGCAAATATACTGGAcaataataaaatgcaaagatTGCAAATCTAATTCCGAAATGTAGTAAACACATGAATTTAAATACACTGCTGAACATTAGCAGGTGGTGTCCGATTTACAATAAAGATATAACAAATCAATGGACTTGTCAAGATTTTTTCCCCAACACAAGGTGTTCCCCATCAGATAAGCTCATCAGAAAGCTAAAGCACATTTCACAAGTTGTGTTTGCGTTACTGAACCGCAGAACTCTATACAGGACAACAGCAGCGTATTTACAGAAGACTCATCTGTTCCTGACTTTTGTGAACAATACCTACATTCTCACCACCACTTCCATTAATAGGAGCACTGGCACAAGTTCACATTCCTTCTTTAGAATAGAAATTAGACAAATCATTGAGTGTCTACTAGAAATACTACATAGACTCTTATGccacaaataatatttatttagaaatatgtATAAAAGAGATCCagataaaataatgtttaagTCATTGGAATCATCACATGTTTATAAAGAACAGGAGAAATAATGGTACGATAATAGTTAGCTTAtaatcccccccacacactccTGATGAGCAGCAGGCAACAACTGAGTGGGTCTCTTCTAATACTTTTCTAGGGAGATTTCCCCCATATATCACGTGACCATTTACAGCCTGCTGTAAAAAGTCACAATAATATTGAGTTGCTCAGCTCCACTGAAGTTCAATCAAGATCAGGGGATCTTATTGAAAACTGCACCAAActgagtattttaaaaataaaaaataaataatggagaAAAATGCTCAAAACAAGAACTGTGAACATACCTAATAACACACAGTACAATAGTGAGTATCCTTTTATCCCATTATCAAAGCAAACATCTTTCTGCATCAAGGGACAATACTACTATACATATAACCGCTTAGCAGATCTCGTCATGAATCCTCCCCCACTACTCACTGACATCCAGAAGGTAGAGGTCATTGTAACACGCAGGTGTATCCCAGCCTCCAAATATGTAGAGTTTTCTGTTTAACAAGCAGGCGGAGTGCctgaatagaagaaaaaaaaaaggggaaggttTCAAGGATATGTCAACAACACCCCTTTTTAATAAGTGCACCACTTATTGTAGCATGTTGGTAGTTACCAGCTGATTTTCAGTATGCAGAGGggcaaatatgtttaaaataataaagggtGAAATTGACTAGGACAGAAGCTGTGTAATGAATGTGACACCTGACTGGATGGTTACAGCTTCTGTCCAATCAGGGGCTACATTGAATAGCACATTATTGCCATCAGAGGGCAAGTCTAGTCTCTGAATCAACACACCAAAGGTTAAATGATCATACACAGCTTCCAAATTCTCACCCTGAGCGAGCAGAGAGCTTATTCCCCAGGACAATAGGCTGGTACCAGATCTCATGCTGTGGATTAAATATGTGTAGCGTGTCACTGCAACCATCTGGTTCAGGATTGGGTCGTGGGAAAACCCCCCCAAACACAAACAGCTCGCCCATAAACAGAGTGCAAGTGtgataggagagaggaggaacTTTTCCCATGGCCTGGAAAAGAAAACAGAGAAGATCATTTGGAAAAAGTTTGGAAAAATTAAAGTGAAGGAAATTTTACTGAAAAGATAGTTTATAGTTATGCCCACTAACCTCTACGCTCCACCACCTCCAGGCCAGAGTATCCAAGACATGAACCTCATTAAACCACTTCCTGTTTTTGAAACCTCCAAAGACGTAAATTCGTTGGCTCTCTGGGTCAAAGACTGCAGTGTGACCTGTACGCGCTTCTGGATTGGAACCGTCTGTCACTGCTTCCACAGGAAACCATGTATTGCTCTCTAAATTCAGGAGTAATGTATAAGTAATTgcccataataaaatatatacacaagatggccaaaagtatttggccacccCTTCTAATTAGTATTTCAGCCACATCCATTGCAAACATGCATATAAAATAAAGCACACAGATTATACTAATATAGGTTGTACAAAACAGCTCAGTTACTTTCAATGTGGCCCGggcacctttccaacaagtcagttcgTCAAGTTTCTGCCTTACTATAGCTGCCCCGTTCACCTGTAGCTATTTGTATAGTGAAGTGCAAACGTCCCGGGGCAACAGTAGCTCAGTCACGAAGTGGTAGGCCACAGGTGCTCACAAAATGGGACCATCGAGTGTTGAAGCTTGTGGTGAGTAAAAATTGGCTGTACCTTCCACTATAGAGTTCAAAACTACCTCTGGAAGGAacgtcagcacaagaactgttcatcGGGGGCTTCGTgaattgggtttccatggccaaacaGTCACAtccaagcctcagatcaccatgcaaAACATCGACTgaagtagtgtaaagcacaccactACTGGAGCAGTGTAAACGCATTCTCTGGAGAGATGACTCACAATTTGCCATATGGCAGTCTGGTTTGGTGGATGCAGGAAACCAAGTCCTTCACAAATGTGTACTACCAGCTACAAAGTTTGGCGAGagggaggaataatggtctggcaTAGGCCCctttgttccagtgaagggaaattttaatgctacagcatacaatgacattccagctttgtggtaacagtttggggaaggccatatgctgtttcagcatgacaatgccctcATGCACAAAGCAAAAAGCCATAAAATACGAAAGAAACAAACTGGTTTCCAGAGATTGGTGAGAAAGAActtaacggacctgcacatagccCTGAGACCTGAACTCCAACGAACACCTTTGTTAGGAATTGGAACACCAGCCATGAGCAAAGCATTAACGACCAACGTCAATGCCAGGCCTCCCTAATGCTCTTGTGGTATGAAAATCCCAGCAACTATGTTGCAAAATCTAGCGGTTAGCTGTCCCAGAAGAGTGGGTGTGATGTTTGGGtgcccacatacttttggccatggtgtgtgtgtatgaaaaaaaataaaaaattatatatatatatatatatatatatatatatatatatttctttacctGTATAAAGCTTCCACATGGAGTCCTTACAGAACTGCTTTTGTGTACCTTGTCCACCAATAAGTATCACTGTTTCATGGTCAGGAAGAGATAGATATTGATGAGCTTTGCATGTCCTTTTAACAACAACGCTTTGAAAACTGTAGAAGGAATTAAATGTTTAAGAAGTCTAAATACAtgacaataaataaaacagtacACACTGATTTACAAGTTTATGTATCTATCCGACAGGAAATTATTGGACGTTTGCCATGTTGAACAATTAAGCTCACCAGATATGGCCTCTGCTCCTTTGTTCAGAGTGGACTGTTTGGTCAGTGCACGGTCTTTAATACACTTGCTCTTCTGCAGTGTAGCATGTCCTCACTCTCACtctctttcagtctctttctcttcTTGCATTCTTGGTTTGAGCCAGTCGGTTTAACACAGACCTGCAGAGATTATACCAGTTGAAAAAACCAACAGTGAGCCAACCACAAGGCCTGCCTACACCATCATGGaaaaagtatgtatgtatgccgCTCAGTTACAGAGATCACAAAGGGTTTCCTCAGGTTCACATGTTTAAAGCATAAAagatacatgaaaaaaataaactgttgaGTTTAGCTCCCTTTACATCTGCCTTATAAGATCTACATCCTGCTGTGCTAGGACACAGCACTTTTCCCATGTTCCTGTACTACTGGAACTGGGCTCCAATTGTCATTATTGTATTGGGAGGAAATAGATCACTAATGCAAGTGATCTATTACTGTTCAGGTATAGGTGGAAGCTGAATCAGTTCCGCCTCGCCCCTGATGATgaaaaacaaagagcacaatAAAAAGGCGCAATATGTTTGTTTAACCCTAAAACTAAAGAACAAAACGGTCTTACGACAACTCACTTCCAGTACCAAAAGACAGTAAAA is part of the Mixophyes fleayi isolate aMixFle1 chromosome 10, aMixFle1.hap1, whole genome shotgun sequence genome and harbors:
- the LOC142104071 gene encoding kelch domain-containing protein 1-like; translation: MENYYTDLAETLARSLDDDLKQIATCHLQSMDGLPELYVLCNAREPPVRLQRLSSGSWETPSFSAPLSSPISSQLLFFSFGDWSGLSPDSRVDVQLEAEGDIGVRLGTLSPESRCFIWECGPGYETSCMSENGEVSVSMVIQGQVCVKPTGSNQECKKRKRLKESESEDIFQSVVVKRTCKAHQYLSLPDHETVILIGGQGTQKQFCKDSMWKLYTESNTWFPVEAVTDGSNPEARTGHTAVFDPESQRIYVFGGFKNRKWFNEVHVLDTLAWRWWSVEAMGKVPPLSYHTCTLFMGELFVFGGVFPRPNPEPDGCSDTLHIFNPQHEIWYQPIVLGNKLSARSGHSACLLNRKLYIFGGWDTPACYNDLYLLDVSLMQFAPVEVNGSSPTPRCWHSAANLSDSSFLIFGGYDGIQAPSDTHIFNTVTKTWTSLVHNSLPHFPSAGFSMLPIPGVKEGSEDCVPRELLIFGGGNNEGQFYCDTVRLQISDILDQ